From one Enterococcus sp. DIV2402 genomic stretch:
- a CDS encoding helix-turn-helix domain-containing protein codes for MTINTFSLYVANRVQEAHQIKIDLLANKTNRSSATIRRAIHTLNDYLPLNKQFIVTESTIINQLSYTEFVHFIQELTISDFSTTGEERLQFLLCLSMTNDFTNFSKLYELLEISQSTKKKDRPIFSQLLQQAGLTLHSFRGKGVSIIGDELTLRIKAALILSKIIEIDEENKIVPRQANNPCEQLLYSLINNLFDPIAEESSLHQFINKHALTLNYTSMKFLYVYYSLSLRRQQLTHFIDHRNNVPVKIHEYRLFHHEQEDFALSMILASLDNHGKIMYPNDSLVITCRTQLFSYVEDRIHTTFYSKEQLARNLDQYLYKCIMRHFLNYDFYDNKLDDVKKEFSFLYQLVEYCYQRYLSKKITLDEHQLSTLTLIFREHVLKNKIAGRNLKKIVIITNSAKEKSNFFSQQLLYYFDTQVIAILNINELYQLKYLKFDNLMTFSNRISTILNENGFPNIKVNYYFHPTDIDYLTKLNFSNNSHRKLIAADFVSEIQQCPSESLSHYLKDTYPNFFV; via the coding sequence CAAAATTGACTTATTAGCAAATAAAACCAACCGTTCCTCAGCAACAATTCGTCGAGCGATTCACACATTAAATGATTATTTACCTTTGAATAAACAATTTATTGTTACCGAATCAACGATTATTAACCAACTGAGTTATACTGAATTTGTTCATTTTATTCAAGAATTGACTATTTCAGATTTTTCAACTACAGGAGAAGAACGTCTCCAATTCTTACTTTGTTTATCAATGACCAATGACTTTACTAATTTTTCGAAGCTTTATGAGCTGTTAGAAATCAGTCAATCCACGAAAAAAAAAGATCGCCCCATCTTCTCACAGCTTCTTCAACAAGCTGGTCTGACTTTGCACTCATTTAGAGGAAAAGGTGTCTCAATTATTGGCGATGAATTAACCTTACGAATCAAAGCTGCGTTAATTTTGAGTAAAATTATTGAAATTGATGAAGAAAATAAAATCGTTCCTCGACAAGCAAATAATCCTTGTGAGCAATTATTGTATTCTTTAATCAATAATCTGTTTGACCCAATAGCTGAAGAAAGCTCATTGCATCAGTTTATCAACAAACATGCCTTAACTTTAAACTATACTTCCATGAAATTTCTGTATGTATATTATTCACTTAGTTTGCGTAGACAACAGCTAACGCATTTCATTGACCATCGAAACAATGTACCTGTCAAAATTCATGAGTACAGACTATTTCATCACGAGCAGGAAGATTTCGCTTTGAGTATGATATTGGCTAGTTTAGATAATCATGGAAAAATTATGTACCCGAATGATTCATTAGTCATAACCTGTCGCACACAGTTATTTTCTTATGTAGAGGATCGGATACATACTACGTTCTACTCAAAAGAACAACTGGCGCGCAATCTCGATCAGTATCTTTATAAATGTATTATGCGCCATTTCTTAAACTATGATTTTTACGACAATAAATTAGATGACGTCAAAAAAGAATTTTCTTTTTTATATCAATTGGTCGAATATTGCTACCAGCGTTATTTATCAAAAAAAATCACCCTTGATGAACATCAACTTAGTACGTTAACCTTAATTTTTCGTGAACATGTCTTGAAAAATAAAATTGCTGGTAGAAATTTGAAAAAAATTGTCATTATCACCAATTCAGCAAAAGAAAAAAGCAATTTTTTCTCACAACAGTTACTCTATTACTTTGATACACAAGTGATTGCTATTTTAAATATTAACGAATTGTATCAATTAAAATATTTAAAATTTGATAATCTGATGACTTTCTCGAATCGTATTTCTACGATTTTAAACGAAAATGGTTTTCCAAATATTAAAGTTAATTATTATTTCCACCCGACCGACATCGACTATTTAACCAAATTAAATTTTTCAAATAATTCGCACCGTAAACTAATCGCTGCTGATTTTGTTTCTGAAATTCAACAATGCCCGTCGGAATCACTCAGTCACTATTTAAAAGACACCTATCCCAATTTTTTTGTCTAA
- the rimM gene encoding ribosome maturation factor RimM (Essential for efficient processing of 16S rRNA) — MTEYLNVGKIVNTHGIRGEVRVISQTDFPEQRYQKGAKLTLFRKGNAPLDVTVSGHRKHKNFDLLTFEGYPTINDVEPFRDGILKVAEEFLTDLEENEYYYYEIIGLNVIDEQGNLLGKIKEILSPGANDVWVVQRKGEKDALIPYIESVVKEIDLDANEVHVEIPEGLLDDAD, encoded by the coding sequence GTGACTGAATATTTAAATGTCGGTAAAATTGTTAATACCCATGGAATTCGTGGTGAAGTCCGTGTGATTTCTCAAACAGATTTCCCTGAACAACGTTATCAAAAAGGCGCAAAATTAACATTGTTCCGTAAAGGCAACGCTCCGTTAGATGTAACTGTATCTGGCCATCGTAAACATAAGAATTTTGATTTATTAACCTTTGAAGGCTATCCAACTATCAATGATGTAGAACCCTTTCGTGATGGAATTTTAAAAGTAGCAGAAGAATTTCTAACAGACTTGGAAGAAAACGAATATTATTACTATGAAATTATTGGGTTAAATGTCATTGATGAACAAGGTAACTTACTTGGAAAAATCAAAGAAATTTTATCTCCAGGTGCGAACGATGTTTGGGTTGTTCAACGCAAAGGAGAAAAAGACGCTTTAATCCCCTATATCGAATCAGTAGTTAAAGAAATTGATTTAGATGCTAATGAAGTGCATGTAGAAATTCCAGAAGGGTTGTTAGATGATGCGGATTGA
- a CDS encoding ABC transporter ATP-binding protein, producing the protein MTRLLTVKNVKKTYQSRLNGQPVEALRHMNFTVEQGEYVAIMGESGSGKSTLLNLIATLDKPTAGLIQLEQMNLSEIPEKEAANFRREHLGFVFQDFNLLENFSVKDNILLPLVLSRMPHSKMQTRLISVTTALGIDSLIEKYPYELSGGQQQRVAIARAIVTQPELLLADEPTGALDSKTSSQLLQVLERLNDNGQTILMVTHSSLAASHANRVLFIKDGQVFHQIYRGEKDNQQFFETITETMTALVAKGG; encoded by the coding sequence ATGACACGCTTATTAACCGTAAAAAATGTGAAAAAAACCTATCAAAGTCGTTTGAATGGTCAACCAGTTGAAGCGCTACGACATATGAATTTTACAGTAGAACAAGGAGAATACGTAGCGATTATGGGAGAATCAGGCTCAGGGAAAAGCACGTTACTTAATTTAATTGCGACTTTAGATAAACCAACAGCTGGTTTAATTCAGCTTGAACAAATGAATCTAAGTGAAATTCCAGAAAAAGAAGCCGCGAATTTTCGAAGAGAGCATCTAGGTTTTGTTTTTCAAGATTTTAACTTATTAGAAAATTTTTCTGTCAAAGATAATATTTTATTGCCGCTAGTCTTATCGCGGATGCCGCATTCTAAAATGCAAACGCGTTTAATATCTGTCACCACGGCTTTAGGGATTGATTCTCTAATAGAAAAATATCCGTATGAGCTATCAGGAGGACAACAGCAACGAGTGGCGATTGCTCGTGCCATCGTCACACAACCCGAATTACTTTTAGCAGATGAACCCACAGGAGCATTAGATTCAAAAACTTCTAGTCAATTATTACAAGTGTTAGAACGTTTAAATGATAACGGGCAAACTATTTTAATGGTTACGCATAGCTCTTTAGCAGCTAGTCATGCGAATCGGGTGCTTTTTATTAAGGATGGTCAAGTTTTTCATCAGATCTATCGTGGCGAAAAAGACAATCAACAATTTTTTGAGACGATTACAGAAACAATGACTGCTTTAGTGGCAAAGGGGGGATAA
- a CDS encoding FtsX-like permease family protein encodes MFFAKLSWQNIRKNLPIYLPFLIAMTLMVAINTTIYLLVHNAGMDTLTERGGVRHAFYLGQIVIVVFTWIFAIYANQFLMKQRTRELGLFHVLGLGKQELYQVVFWEIIYGLLCSLMSGLLAGFVLFKFTALVLVKMLDIGKVFTTQMTMASILMITLEFLLIFGVLFALNCRQIYRTNPIELLTSDKKGEKEPKARIIMTVIGGISLVVGYGIALSIHSPMQAMFLFLIAVLFVVLGTYLLFIGGSITLLKFLKKRPEIYYRPRSFVAISGMMYRMKQHAAGLASICILSTMALITIAMTASLYFGRQAELDAEYAYDITFTPSIKMTTVQDTTYELAEKMNIQITDSLNIKTFQAVPYGQKNGQLTWVSDSDASFSSAAEFISATYYRFISVDEYNHATNSTYSLKKDEVMVDQLGSKTNEKEIHFKDSQTFKVVKNTNRLAPIFQEIPLPTVLLVFSNEEQIKQVLEETIPEITEGRRIIEKEYRWSFNFVEDDRKQRLNFVEGFTKIVNESSLNSQRSYSYSLKTKDVAIESAHVFDGSFFFIGLLLSIVFMLATTLIIYFKQISEGLEDRRRFIIMQKVGMSQQEVKKTIHQQVIMVFSLPLIVALSHVVFAFPMMKQLLLLFEITQSDIFVKATISVVLCFILLYLVVYSLTAKIYYHLVEREI; translated from the coding sequence ATGTTTTTTGCAAAATTAAGTTGGCAAAACATTCGGAAAAATCTTCCCATCTATTTACCTTTTTTGATAGCAATGACGTTAATGGTAGCGATTAATACGACAATTTATTTATTGGTACACAATGCTGGGATGGATACGCTCACTGAAAGAGGAGGCGTACGTCACGCTTTTTATCTCGGACAAATTGTTATTGTCGTGTTCACATGGATTTTTGCCATTTACGCTAATCAATTCTTGATGAAGCAACGGACACGTGAATTAGGTCTTTTTCATGTGTTAGGATTAGGCAAACAAGAGTTGTATCAAGTCGTTTTTTGGGAAATTATCTATGGCTTGCTGTGTTCGCTGATGAGTGGGTTACTGGCAGGATTTGTATTATTTAAGTTTACGGCGCTTGTTTTAGTAAAAATGTTAGATATTGGAAAAGTGTTTACTACCCAAATGACAATGGCTAGCATCTTAATGATAACCTTGGAATTTTTGTTGATATTCGGTGTTTTATTTGCGTTGAATTGTCGTCAAATTTATCGAACGAATCCCATTGAATTATTGACTAGTGATAAGAAAGGCGAAAAAGAACCGAAAGCACGAATTATTATGACCGTTATTGGCGGTATTTCTTTAGTTGTCGGTTATGGAATTGCCTTAAGTATTCATTCGCCAATGCAAGCCATGTTTTTATTTTTAATTGCGGTATTATTTGTTGTTTTAGGAACGTATTTGCTCTTTATTGGAGGAAGTATTACGTTACTGAAATTTCTAAAAAAACGACCTGAAATTTATTATCGACCGCGTTCGTTTGTGGCTATTTCGGGAATGATGTACCGTATGAAGCAACATGCGGCGGGGTTAGCGAGTATTTGTATTTTGTCAACGATGGCGCTAATTACGATTGCGATGACTGCTAGCTTGTATTTTGGCCGACAAGCAGAATTAGATGCTGAATATGCGTATGACATTACGTTCACGCCTTCAATAAAAATGACTACCGTGCAAGATACTACCTATGAGTTAGCGGAAAAAATGAATATCCAGATTACAGATTCGTTGAATATAAAAACATTTCAGGCAGTACCTTATGGGCAGAAAAACGGTCAGCTAACATGGGTGAGCGATTCAGATGCAAGTTTTAGTAGTGCGGCTGAATTTATTTCAGCGACTTATTACCGCTTTATTTCCGTAGATGAATACAATCATGCAACCAATTCGACGTATTCATTGAAAAAAGATGAGGTGATGGTTGATCAGTTAGGAAGCAAAACCAATGAAAAAGAAATTCATTTTAAAGATAGTCAAACATTTAAAGTAGTAAAAAATACGAATCGATTAGCACCGATTTTTCAAGAAATTCCATTACCAACTGTATTGCTTGTTTTTAGCAATGAAGAGCAAATCAAGCAAGTGTTAGAAGAAACGATACCTGAAATAACAGAAGGTAGACGGATTATTGAAAAAGAATATCGTTGGTCCTTTAATTTTGTCGAAGATGACCGTAAGCAGCGACTAAACTTTGTTGAAGGCTTTACTAAGATAGTTAATGAAAGTAGTTTAAATAGTCAACGTTCGTATTCGTATAGCTTGAAAACTAAAGATGTGGCGATTGAAAGTGCGCATGTTTTTGATGGCAGTTTCTTTTTTATTGGCTTGCTATTAAGTATTGTTTTTATGCTAGCAACGACATTAATTATTTATTTCAAACAAATTTCAGAAGGATTGGAAGATCGTCGTCGTTTTATCATTATGCAAAAAGTTGGAATGAGTCAACAAGAGGTGAAAAAAACCATTCATCAGCAGGTTATTATGGTGTTTAGCTTACCTTTAATTGTGGCGTTAAGTCATGTAGTATTTGCTTTTCCAATGATGAAACAATTACTATTATTATTTGAAATTACCCAAAGTGATATATTTGTTAAAGCAACTATCAGTGTTGTTCTCTGCTTTATTTTGCTTTATTTAGTCGTCTATTCTTTGACAGCCAAAATTTATTATCACCTAGTCGAACGAGAAATTTAA
- the trmD gene encoding tRNA (guanosine(37)-N1)-methyltransferase TrmD, with translation MRIDVLTLFPRMFEGPMGESIIGKAREKGLLEMNVSNFRDYSDNKHQTVDDYPYGGGAGMLLKVQPIYDNIKAIEKETPPTKKRVILLDPAGKPFNQAMAEEFSEEEHLVFICGHYEGYDERIRSLVTDEVSLGDYVLTGGELGAMVMIDATVRLLPDVLGNNISAQTDSHSTGLLEHPQYTRPASFNDMDVPAVLMNGNHKLIEEWQLKESLRRTYLRRPDMLEKLELTQQMKKLLTEIQKEEQ, from the coding sequence ATGCGGATTGATGTCTTAACTCTTTTCCCACGAATGTTTGAAGGTCCAATGGGCGAATCAATTATCGGTAAAGCCCGCGAAAAAGGCTTACTCGAAATGAATGTTTCCAATTTCCGTGACTATTCGGATAACAAACATCAAACAGTGGATGATTATCCTTACGGCGGTGGCGCAGGTATGTTGTTAAAAGTTCAACCCATCTACGACAATATCAAAGCCATTGAAAAAGAGACACCTCCCACTAAAAAACGAGTCATCTTACTTGATCCAGCGGGTAAGCCATTTAATCAAGCAATGGCTGAAGAATTTTCAGAAGAAGAACATCTTGTGTTTATTTGCGGACATTATGAAGGATATGATGAACGTATCCGCTCTTTAGTGACGGATGAAGTTTCTTTAGGGGATTACGTCTTGACTGGCGGAGAATTAGGTGCCATGGTAATGATTGATGCAACGGTTCGTTTACTACCCGACGTCTTAGGCAATAATATTTCTGCTCAAACAGACTCTCATTCTACAGGGTTGTTAGAACATCCTCAATACACACGTCCTGCTTCGTTTAATGACATGGATGTACCTGCTGTTTTAATGAACGGTAATCATAAATTGATCGAAGAATGGCAGTTAAAAGAATCGTTACGTCGGACCTATTTACGTCGTCCAGATATGTTAGAAAAATTAGAACTAACCCAGCAAATGAAGAAATTACTGACAGAAATTCAAAAAGAAGAGCAGTAA
- a CDS encoding sensor histidine kinase, which produces MKLIGNYLKENIKVYVMYVLFTGLTLATIYLYELPLDLFLDIALFLTFVLVVYSLIEGYRYRQKIKQLQHLQERSLTLHSMAFFPKATQKNEQIYQELLQKLLQEKEIQQQQTIEQQEIFLEDFGLWMHQIKTPIAALDLLVQSSEIDRKLMKNELFKINECLQLMLNYLRQNLSQEDLVIEKIQLEPVVKKVLKKYAIFFSQKNLRLVLKGLNITVYTDRKWLIFILEQVVFNAIKYTENGEIALCWENQLVIADTGMGIRPEDVPRVFEKGYTGYNGREQQRASGLGLYLCTIVAEKIGISLSLTSELGKGTKVMLDFPTEQNFNE; this is translated from the coding sequence ATGAAACTGATAGGGAATTATTTGAAAGAAAATATCAAAGTTTACGTAATGTATGTGCTATTTACGGGGCTAACTCTTGCGACGATTTATTTATACGAATTACCGTTAGACTTGTTTTTGGATATCGCTTTGTTTTTAACATTCGTTTTGGTCGTGTATTCGTTGATTGAAGGGTATCGTTATCGTCAAAAAATTAAACAATTGCAACATCTTCAAGAACGATCTTTAACCTTACACAGTATGGCGTTTTTTCCAAAAGCAACGCAAAAGAATGAACAAATCTACCAAGAATTATTGCAAAAATTACTGCAAGAAAAAGAAATACAACAACAGCAGACTATCGAACAGCAAGAAATCTTTTTAGAAGATTTTGGCTTATGGATGCACCAAATTAAAACCCCCATTGCGGCGTTAGACTTACTAGTACAATCATCTGAAATAGATCGAAAATTGATGAAAAATGAACTGTTTAAAATCAATGAATGTCTACAATTGATGCTAAATTATTTACGTCAAAATTTAAGTCAGGAAGATTTAGTCATTGAAAAAATTCAATTAGAGCCCGTCGTCAAAAAGGTTTTAAAAAAATATGCGATTTTCTTTTCGCAAAAAAATTTACGCTTAGTATTAAAAGGATTGAATATAACAGTTTATACGGATCGGAAATGGCTGATTTTCATTTTGGAACAAGTGGTGTTTAATGCGATTAAATATACAGAAAACGGAGAAATTGCCCTTTGCTGGGAAAATCAACTTGTTATTGCGGATACAGGAATGGGCATTCGACCAGAAGACGTGCCAAGGGTATTTGAAAAAGGGTATACAGGTTATAACGGTCGTGAACAACAACGTGCAAGTGGGTTAGGTCTCTATTTATGTACCATTGTAGCTGAAAAAATTGGCATCAGTTTGTCACTTACTTCTGAATTGGGAAAAGGCACAAAAGTCATGCTTGATTTTCCAACTGAACAAAATTTTAACGAATAA
- a CDS encoding response regulator transcription factor gives MKKTIYLIEDDETIVTVVKKHLENWDYHVVSPQNFQAILAEFQILTPDLILLDISLPYFNGFYWCQEIRKFSEVPIIFLSSAEEKMNQIMAMNMGADDFVAKPFDLGVLVAKIQALLRRSYQYGQPVLTYQLGVVTFNPLENQLKSAVDLVTLSPTETRILAALMQKQGEIVSREEIIQALWNSDEFIDNNTLAVNMTRLRKKLQSIGIVDVIQTVKNRGYVIEKEFK, from the coding sequence ATGAAAAAAACAATTTATTTAATTGAAGACGATGAAACGATTGTGACGGTTGTGAAAAAACATTTGGAAAATTGGGATTATCATGTCGTTTCTCCACAAAATTTTCAAGCGATACTGGCAGAATTTCAAATTCTCACCCCCGACTTAATTTTGTTAGATATTTCGTTGCCGTATTTTAATGGTTTTTATTGGTGCCAAGAAATTCGCAAATTTTCAGAAGTACCGATTATTTTTCTATCATCTGCAGAAGAGAAGATGAATCAGATTATGGCGATGAATATGGGGGCAGATGATTTTGTTGCAAAACCATTTGATTTAGGTGTTTTAGTAGCAAAAATCCAAGCTCTTTTGCGCCGAAGTTATCAGTATGGACAACCTGTCTTGACCTATCAATTGGGAGTGGTTACGTTTAATCCTTTAGAAAATCAGTTGAAATCAGCTGTTGACTTAGTCACTTTGTCACCGACTGAAACGCGAATTTTGGCAGCATTAATGCAAAAGCAAGGTGAGATTGTTTCCCGTGAAGAAATTATTCAGGCATTATGGAATAGCGATGAATTTATTGATAACAATACGCTAGCTGTTAATATGACACGTTTACGAAAAAAATTACAGAGCATAGGGATTGTTGATGTGATTCAAACTGTTAAGAATCGTGGATATGTGATTGAAAAGGAGTTCAAATGA
- a CDS encoding peptidoglycan DD-metalloendopeptidase family protein, producing MIKLKKVASMTLLAVLLASPALAVADEFDAKIQEQDQKIEALEKDQKNAEKKLQELQTHIGQIEQEIEDVLASKLKEEQRLNEINTEIADLKEVIAQRDEKLKEQARDVQVNHNTDDFLAAIINSESINEAFGRALALNTIVDANNEILQEQQKDKERLEELSIESEERIRVIEEKSAELHEKQQELVEAQLDQEVAIQEIQVSVATEKKQKQKFIKQKEEAERKRQEQLKALAEQRAREEAARKKIAEEEARAAAEAERQAQEQAAQQQAQTNAEQAAIQEETQSVAVPEPATTKVERENLEVAAPAVETKVERQEAPAVEEPVVEQPVEEKDETPAASSSNSSGWASPVSSISVSSPFGMRANPTGAGTEFHNGIDLVGSSGTPIFAAKSGTVVQTGFDPSGGNYVIIDHGDGYFSHYLHLSSIGVANGQTVSQGATVGGMGTTGNSTGVHLHFGIGTGVWSGFVNPAPFIGA from the coding sequence ATGATTAAGTTAAAAAAAGTCGCATCAATGACTTTGTTAGCTGTTTTATTAGCTAGTCCTGCTCTTGCTGTAGCAGACGAATTTGATGCAAAAATTCAAGAACAAGACCAAAAAATTGAAGCTCTAGAAAAAGATCAAAAAAATGCGGAGAAAAAATTACAAGAACTTCAAACACACATTGGTCAAATTGAGCAAGAAATAGAAGACGTATTAGCTTCAAAATTGAAAGAAGAACAGCGTCTAAATGAAATAAATACAGAAATTGCAGATTTGAAAGAAGTGATTGCTCAACGAGATGAAAAATTGAAAGAGCAAGCGCGTGATGTGCAAGTCAATCATAATACTGATGATTTTCTAGCAGCAATTATCAATTCTGAATCAATTAATGAAGCATTCGGTCGTGCTTTAGCATTAAATACAATTGTTGATGCTAATAATGAAATTCTTCAAGAACAACAAAAAGATAAAGAACGCTTAGAAGAATTATCCATTGAATCAGAAGAACGTATACGCGTAATTGAGGAAAAAAGCGCAGAATTACATGAAAAGCAACAAGAGTTAGTTGAAGCTCAACTGGACCAGGAAGTGGCGATTCAAGAAATTCAAGTATCCGTAGCTACTGAGAAAAAACAAAAACAAAAATTCATCAAACAAAAAGAAGAAGCGGAACGTAAGCGTCAAGAACAATTAAAAGCTTTAGCTGAACAACGAGCTCGTGAAGAAGCAGCACGTAAGAAAATTGCTGAAGAAGAAGCTCGTGCAGCAGCTGAAGCAGAACGTCAAGCACAAGAACAAGCAGCCCAACAACAAGCTCAAACAAATGCTGAACAAGCAGCGATTCAAGAAGAGACGCAATCAGTTGCTGTCCCTGAACCAGCCACAACTAAAGTTGAGCGTGAAAATCTAGAAGTTGCGGCTCCAGCTGTTGAAACAAAAGTTGAGCGTCAAGAAGCTCCAGCTGTTGAAGAACCAGTTGTGGAACAACCTGTCGAAGAAAAAGATGAAACACCTGCTGCTTCATCTTCAAATTCATCTGGTTGGGCATCTCCTGTAAGTAGTATTTCTGTTTCAAGTCCATTTGGTATGCGTGCTAACCCAACAGGTGCCGGCACAGAATTTCACAATGGTATTGATTTAGTTGGTTCATCAGGTACTCCAATTTTTGCAGCGAAATCTGGAACAGTTGTCCAAACTGGGTTTGATCCTAGTGGTGGTAATTATGTCATTATCGATCATGGTGATGGTTATTTCTCTCACTATTTACACTTAAGCAGCATTGGCGTTGCTAACGGACAAACTGTGAGCCAAGGTGCCACTGTCGGAGGTATGGGGACAACAGGTAATTCAACCGGTGTTCATTTACACTTTGGTATTGGAACTGGCGTTTGGTCCGGTTTTGTAAATCCAGCACCCTTTATTGGCGCTTAA
- a CDS encoding winged helix-turn-helix domain-containing protein, translating to MNIQLLSHQPESYQPYIQWLKTELPFAACTLSNKIEKNQDLIFVFPDQFKRFEWRPLAEESKEKTWYICFDDALTAEERCQLLNEGMDLIWDFSMEKNEWIARIKAIFRIIERYRLPEALSYNEDELILQTETQQVYVERQEVLLTASEYQLLLQFMQHPNRIYSRDELLVLLNNQRGTHRAIDTHIKNLRRKIALKSRNFEYIRTVHGRGYRFQYQLDD from the coding sequence ATGAATATCCAATTACTATCGCATCAACCAGAAAGCTATCAACCATATATCCAGTGGTTAAAAACCGAATTACCATTTGCCGCTTGTACGCTTTCTAATAAAATTGAAAAGAATCAAGACTTAATTTTTGTGTTTCCAGACCAGTTCAAACGCTTTGAATGGCGACCACTTGCAGAAGAGTCTAAGGAAAAGACATGGTATATCTGTTTTGATGATGCCTTAACTGCTGAAGAACGATGTCAATTGCTAAACGAAGGCATGGATCTTATTTGGGATTTTTCAATGGAAAAAAATGAATGGATTGCTCGGATTAAAGCCATTTTTCGTATCATTGAACGCTATCGTTTACCAGAAGCTTTAAGTTATAATGAAGACGAATTAATTTTACAAACAGAGACACAACAAGTATATGTTGAACGACAAGAAGTGTTATTGACAGCTTCTGAATATCAATTATTATTGCAATTTATGCAACATCCTAATCGTATTTATTCCCGCGATGAATTGTTAGTGTTATTGAACAATCAGCGAGGAACCCATCGAGCAATCGATACTCACATAAAAAATTTACGTCGGAAAATTGCCTTAAAGAGCAGAAATTTTGAGTATATACGAACTGTTCATGGACGCGGCTATCGTTTTCAATATCAATTAGATGACTAA
- a CDS encoding universal stress protein gives MLETYKNLLVAVDGSAKSEKAFDEAVAIAKRNQSTVYLAWIINDVELTTSAYAFSKLLQDEKTFVEDFMEKKVEEVKAAGIDDVHVVIEVGSPKRKIAVDIPEEYDIDLIIMGSTGKGAISQALIGSTTAFVVNHAVCNVMVVK, from the coding sequence ATGTTAGAAACTTATAAAAATTTATTAGTTGCCGTAGATGGTTCCGCCAAGTCAGAAAAGGCATTTGATGAAGCCGTTGCAATTGCTAAACGTAATCAGTCAACAGTCTACTTAGCATGGATTATTAATGATGTTGAGTTGACAACAAGTGCTTATGCGTTTTCCAAATTGTTACAAGATGAAAAAACTTTTGTTGAAGATTTCATGGAGAAGAAAGTTGAAGAAGTAAAAGCTGCGGGAATTGATGATGTACATGTAGTCATCGAAGTTGGGTCGCCAAAACGTAAAATTGCTGTCGATATTCCTGAAGAATACGATATCGATTTAATTATCATGGGCTCGACAGGAAAAGGCGCAATTTCGCAAGCTTTAATTGGTTCCACAACGGCATTTGTAGTCAACCATGCAGTTTGTAATGTGATGGTTGTCAAATAA
- a CDS encoding GAF domain-containing protein, with amino-acid sequence MDKEKKRQAYELLLAQQKGLLEAETNWIASLSNSSAILNETLENTVFAGYYLFEEGELILGPFQGRVSCTRIKLGKGVCGESAEKQVTLIVDNVKEHENYISCDSAAMSEIVVPMIKDGKLIGVLDIDSSQTHSYDTIDREFLEKYVELMLSIK; translated from the coding sequence TTGGACAAAGAGAAAAAACGCCAAGCGTATGAATTATTGCTAGCCCAACAAAAAGGCTTATTAGAAGCAGAAACAAACTGGATTGCCAGTCTATCGAATTCTTCTGCCATCTTAAATGAAACATTAGAAAATACAGTGTTTGCCGGGTATTATTTATTTGAAGAAGGCGAATTAATTTTAGGTCCTTTTCAAGGCAGAGTATCGTGCACACGGATTAAATTAGGTAAAGGGGTCTGTGGCGAATCTGCCGAAAAACAAGTAACTTTGATTGTTGATAACGTTAAAGAACATGAAAATTATATTTCTTGTGACTCTGCAGCAATGTCTGAAATTGTTGTGCCAATGATTAAAGATGGTAAGTTGATTGGCGTATTAGATATTGATAGCAGCCAAACTCATAGTTACGATACCATTGACCGAGAATTTCTAGAAAAATATGTTGAATTAATGTTAAGCATTAAATAA